The Phyllostomus discolor isolate MPI-MPIP mPhyDis1 chromosome 4, mPhyDis1.pri.v3, whole genome shotgun sequence genome window below encodes:
- the IRS1 gene encoding insulin receptor substrate 1 translates to MASPPETDGFSDVRKVGYLRKPKSMHKRFFVLRAASEAGGPARLEYYENEKKWRHKSSAPKRSIPLESCFNINKRADSKNKHLVALYTRDEHFAIAADSEAEQDSWYQALLQLHNRAKAHHDGAAAPGAGGGGGSCSGSSGVGEAGEDLSYGDQLPGPAFKEVWQVILKPKGLGQTKNLIGIYRLCLTSKTISFVKLNSDAAAVVLQLMNIRRCGHSENFFFIEVGRSAVTGPGEFWMQVDDSVVAQNMHETILEAMRAMSDEFRPRSKSQSSSNCSNPISVPLRRHHLNNPPPSQVGLTRRSRTESITATSPASMVGGKQGSFRVRASSDGEGTMSRPASVDGSPVSPSTNRTHAHRHRGSSRLHPPLNHSRSIPMPSSRCSPSATSPVSLSSSSTSGHGSTSDCLFPRRSSASVSGSPSDGGFISSDEYGSSPCDFRSSFRSVTPDSLGHTPPARGEEELSNYICMGGKGASTLTAPNGHYILPRGGNGHRHLPGAAGLGTSPALAGEEAAGAADLDNRFRKRTHSAGTSPTISHQKTSSQSSVASIEEYTEMMPAYPPGGGSGGRLPGYRHSAFVPTQSYPEEGLEAHAAERRGGHGRADTSTLHTDDGYMPMSPGVAPVPSSRKGSGDYMPMSPKSVSAPQQIINPIRRHPQRVDPNGYMMMSPSGSCSPDTGGGPGGSNSAAAPSGSSCGKMWTNGVGGHHSHALPHPKLPVESSGGKLLSCTGDYMNMSPVGDSNTSSPSDCYYGPEDPQHKPVLSYYSLPRSFKHTQRPGDLEETARHQHLRLSSSSGRLLYAAATEDSSSSTSSDSLGGGYCGVRPESGLPHHLHHQVLQPHLPRKVDTAAQTNSRLARPTRLSLGDPKASTLPRAREQQQPALLHPPEPKSPGEYVNIEFGSDQPGYLSGPMASHSSPSVRCPSQLHPAPREEETGTEEYMNMDLGPGRRATWQESPAVQPGRVGPVPPGTATVCRPTRAVPSTRGDYMTMQMGCPHQSYVDTSPVAPVSYAEIRTGIVEEESLPGATAAAPSSSAAASASPTGTQGTGDVGARSSLLGAPQGPGGSSAFTRVNLSPNGNQSAKVIRADPQGCRRRHSSETFSSTPSTPRAGNSVPFTGGAAGGGSSGGGSSTEDVKRHSSASFENVWLRPGELGGAPKEEPAQVCGAAGGLENGLNYIDLDLVKDFKQRPPQGQPPQPPPPHQSLGSKEGSSSSRSSEDPSAYASISFQKQPEDLQ, encoded by the coding sequence atgGCGAGCCCTCCGGAGACCGACGGCTTCTCGGACGTGCGCAAGGTGGGCTACCTGCGCAAACCCAAGAGCATGCACAAGCGCTTCTTCGTGCTGCGGGCGGCCAGCGAGGCAGGGGGCCCGGCGCGCCTGGAGTACTACGAGAATGAGAAGAAGTGGCGGCACAAGTCGAGCGCCCCCAAACGCTCGATCCCCCTCGAGAGCTGCTTCAACATCAACAAGCGCGCAGACTCCAAGAACAAGCACCTGGTGGCCCTCTACACCCGGGACGAGCACTTCGCTATCGCAGCGGACAGCGAGGCCGAGCAGGACAGCTGGTACCAGGCCCTCCTGCAGCTGCACAACCGCGCCAAAGCCCACCACGACGGCGCTGCGGCCCCCGGGGCAGGAGGTGGCGGGGGCAGCTGCAGTGGCAGCTCTGGCGTTGGCGAGGCTGGGGAGGACTTGAGCTACGGGGACCAGCTCCCAGGACCCGCATTCAAAGAGGTCTGGCAGGTGATCCTGAAACCCAAGGGTCTGGGTCAGACAAAGAACCTGATTGGTATCTACCGGCTCTGCCTGACCAGCAAGACCATCAGCTTCGTGAAGCTGAACTCCGATGCCGCGGCGGTGGTGCTGCAGCTGATGAACATCCGGCGCTGTGGCCACTCGGAGAACTTTTTCTTCATCGAAGTGGGCCGCTCCGCCGTGACCGGACCTGGGGAGTTCTGGATGCAGGTGGATGACTCGGTGGTGGCCCAGAACATGCACGAGACCATCCTGGAGGCCATGCGGGCCATGAGCGACGAGTTCCGGCCCCGCAGCAAGAGCCAGTCTTCCTCCAACTGCTCCAACCCCATCAGTGTCCCCCTGCGCAGGCACCACCTCAACAACCCTCCGCCCAGCCAGGTGGGGCTGACCCGCCGCTCCCGCACCGAGAGCATCACCGCCACCTCCCCGGCCAGCATGGTGGGCGGGAAGCAGGGCTCCTTTCGCGTCCGCGCCTCCAGCGACGGCGAGGGCACCATGTCCCGCCCGGCTTCGGTGGACGGCAGCCCCGTGAGTCCGAGCACcaacaggacccacgcccaccgGCATCGGGGCAGCTCCCGGCTGCACCCCCCGCTCAACCACAGCCGGTCCATCCCCATGCCGTCTTCTCGCTGCTCGCCGTCGGCCACCAGCCCCGTCAGCCTGTCTTCGAGCAGCACCAGCGGCCACGGCTCCACTTCTGACTGCCTTTTCCCGCGGAGATCGAGCGCGTCTGTGTCCGGTTCCCCCAGCGACGGCGGCTTCATCTCTTCCGACGAGTACGGCTCCAGTCCCTGCGACTTCCGAAGCTCCTTCCGCAGCGTCACCCCGGATTCGCTGGGCCACACTCCACCGGCCCGCggggaggaggagctgagcaACTACATCTGCATGGGAGGCAAGGGGGCCTCCACGCTCACGGCCCCCAATGGCCACTACATTTTGCCTCGGGGTGGCAACGGTCACCGCCACCTCCCAGGCGCTGCTGGCCTGGgcaccagcccagccctggctggggaggaagccGCCGGCGCTGCCGATCTGGATAATCGGTTTCGGAAGCGGACTCACTCCGCAGGCACGTCCCCCACCATTTCCCACCAGAAGACCTCATCCCAGTCCTCCGTGGCTTCCATTGAGGAATATACAGAGATGATGCCTGCCTACCCACCAGGAGGTGGCAGTGGAGGCCGACTGCCCGGCTACCGGCACTCCGCCTTCGTGCCCACCCAGTCCTACCCCGAGGAGGGTCTGGAAGCGCACGCCGCGGAGCGTCGCGGAGGCCACGGCCGCGCAGacacctccaccctgcacacggATGATGGCTACATGCCCATGTCCCCGGGGGTAGCCCCCGTGCCCAGCAGCCGGAAAGGCAGCGGGGACTACATGCCCATGAGCCCCAAGAGTGTGTCTGCCCCGCAGCAGATCATCAACCCCATCAGACGCCACCCTCAGAGAGTGGACCCCAACGGCTACATGATGATGTCCCCCAGCGGGAGCTGCTCACCTGACACTGGGGGTGGGCCCGGCGGTAGCAATAGCGCTGCCGCCCCTTCTGGGAGTAGCTGTGGGAAAATGTGGACAAACGGGGTCGGAGGCCATCACTCTCACGCCCTGCCACACCCCAAACTGCCCGTGGAGAGCAGCGGTGGCAAGCTCTTGTCTTGTACAGGTGACTACATGAACATGTCGCCCGTGGGGGACTCCAACACCAGCAGCCCTTCTGACTGCTACTACGGCCCTGAGGACCCCCAGCACAAGCCAGTCCTCTCCTACTACTCATTGCCAAGGTCCTTTAAGCACACCCAGCGCCCGGGGGACCTGGAGGAGACCGCCCGGCACCAGCACCTCCGCCTCTCCTCCAGCTCTGGTCGCCTTCTCTATGCTGCAGCCACCGAAGATTCCTCTTCCTCCACCAGCAGCGACAGCCTGGGCGGCGGCTACTGCGGGGTGAGGCCTGAGTCCGGCCTCCCGCATCATCTCCACCATCAGGTCCTGCAGCCCCATCTGCCTCGAAAGGTGGACACAGCTGCGCAGACCAACAGCCGCCTGGCCCGGCCCACGAGGCTGTCCCTGGGGGACCCCAAGGCCAGCACCTTACCTCGGGCGCGAGAGCAGCAGCAGCCGGCCCTGCTGCACCCTCCGGAGCCCAAGAGCCCAGGGGAATATGTGAACATTGAGTTTGGGAGTGATCAGCCTGGCTATTTGTCTGGCCCCATGGCATCCCATAGCTCGCCTTCTGTCAGGTGCCCATCCCAACTCCACCCAGCTCCCAGGGAGGAAGAGACGGGCACTGAAGAGTACATGAACATGGACCTGGGGCCTGGCCGGAGGGCCACCTGGCAGGAGAGCCCTGCAGTCCAGCCTGGAAGAGTGGGTCCTGTACCTCCGGGGACTGCTACCGTGTGCAGGCCTACCCGGGCAGTGCCTAGCACCCGGGGTGACTACATGACCATGCAGATGGGTTGTCCCCATCAGAGCTACGTGGACACCTCTCCAGTGGCCCCTGTCAGCTATGCTGAAATTCGGACGGGCATTGTGGAGGAGGAGAGCCTTCCTGGGGCCACGGCGGCGGCTCCCTCCTCATCTGCAGCAGCCTCTGCTTCCCCTACTGGGACTCAAGGAACAGGGGACGTGGGGGCCCGCTCCTCCCTGCTGGGGGCCCCGCAGGGACCCGGGGGCTCGAGTGCCTTCACCCGGGTGAACCTCAGTCCCAACGGCAACCAGAGTGCCAAAGTGATCCGAGCAGACCCGCAAGGCTGCCGGAGGCGGCATAGCTCTGAGACCTTCTCCTCCACACCGAGCACCCCCCGGGCAGGCAACTCAGTGCCCTTCACGGGGGGCGCTGCAggagggggcagcagtgggggcgGCAGCAGCACTGAGGATGTGAAACGTCACAGCTCTGCTTCCTTTGAGAACGTGtggctgaggcctggggagctCGGGGGAGCCCCTAAGGAGGAGCCTGCTCAAGTgtgtggggctgctggggggctgGAGAACGGCCTCAACTACATAGACCTGGATTTGGTCAAGGACTTCAAGCAGCGGCCCCCTCAAGGgcagcccccccaacccccgcccccccaccagtCTCTGGGCAGCAAGGAGGGCAGCTCCAGCAGCCGCTCCAGCGAGGATCCAAGCGCCTATGCCAGCATCAGTTTCCAGAAGCAGCCAGAGGATCTCCAGTAG